From the Geothermobacter hydrogeniphilus genome, the window CGCTGGAGCTGCTGAAAGATACCGAGGCCGGGTTGAGGCCGGTGCGATTGACCGGTATCTACCTGACCGATCTGGTCAACCCGGGGCGGGGCCAGCAGGAACTCTTCTGTGACCCGATGGCGGAACGCCGGCAGAAGTTGATCCGCGCCATCGACGAGTTGCAGGACCGTTTCGGTTCGAAGGCAACCAGGCGTGCGACCCTGCTCAAACAAAAAGGTTCAGTTCAAGGCGTCCAGAAAGGGGAGGACGGCGGCGAGTGAATGATCGAGATGCGTCTGGCTGTGGGCTTCAAGGGTGATGCTCGGGCGCAGGCCGGTTTCCGTGAGATGTGACCAGAGTGGAGTGAAGTCGATCTGCCCGGCACCGACCGGCAGGTGGTCGTCCTGGCGGCCGAAATTGTCGTGCAGGTGGAGGTGAAAGAGCTTGCTGTCGAGACTCTGCAGCCACGCGGCCAGGGTCGGCTTTCCGAACAGAGCCCAATGACCGATATCGAAACAGTGACCGAAGGACGGATGATCAAGGCCGTCGACCTGTTCCCGCAGCAGAACGGAATCCTCATCATAGATATTTTCCAGCGCCAGGCGGATTCCCAGACGTTCGGCCCTGACACAGAGTTGCGGCCAGAAGTGCAGTGCCTGCTGCAGCCAGGCACGACGCTGCTTGCCATAGCGCCAGCTGTCGTAGCCGGGATGAAACACCACCAGCCGGGCAGCAAGACGATCCGCGGCATCAAGGGTCTGTAGAAAACGCTTCAGGGTCGCCTGCTGAACCAGCGGTTCCACGGCACCGGCGTTGAGATCCATGAACGGGGCGTGGACGGTGACCGCCAGCGAGGCGGCTTGAAAGCGGGCTCCGAGATTGGTGAAATAGCCCGGTTCATGCAGGTCGAGATCAATCGCCTGCAGACCGAGTTCAGGTTGCAGCCGGCGCTCCAGCAGGCTCGGCAGATACATTTCGACCTGTCGGAAGGGGACGTGGACATGCAGAAAGGATGGCACCATGGTCAACTCCGTCCGGCGGCGATCCGTTCCAGGTTTTCAATCGCCGGCCGTTCTCCGAGGGTAATCAGGATATCCCCGGCGGCAATAACGGTTTCGGAGGCCGGGTTGAAAACCATTGTACCATCCCTCTTCTTGATGCCGACGATGATGGTCCCCAGGTCCTTGCGAATCCCCGACGTCAACAGGGTTTGACCGGCAAGGGATGATTCCCGACCCACCGTCACCTCTTCCATCTGCAGTTCCAGGTTGTGGTCGGCGGTGGCGATTTCAATGAAGTCGACCACCGACGGCCGCAGGATCGCCTGGGCCATGCGGGTGGCGCCGATCACATAGGGAGAAATAACCTTGGAGGCCCCTGCCCGACGCAGTTTCAGTTCGGACCCCTCTTCGCCGGCCCGGGCGAGGATGAAGAGATTGGGATTGAGGCCGCGGGCGGTGAGGGTGATATAGACATTTTCAGTGTCGGAGGTGACCGCGGTGATCAGTCCGTTGGCTTTGCGGATGCCGGCCGCTTCGAGGGTCGCGTCATCGGTGGCGTCGCCGGCGACGAACAGGATACCGTCATCCGACAGTCGCCCGCAGAGGACGGGGTCCTTTTCTACCACGACAAAAGGAAGTGGGCGGGCGGAAAACTCACGGCAGATCAGGGCGCCGATCCGTCCGTAGCCGCAGACAATGTAGTGCCCCTGCAGTTTGGCAATCTGTTTCTGCAATTTTTTCCTCCCCAGCAGCTGGCGCAGTTGACCCTCGACGGTCAACCGGATCAGGCTGCCGACGGCGTAGGCGATAATCCCGGCGCCGAAAATAATGAGCAGAATGGTGAAGGCCTTGCCTTCAGGTGAGAGCGTGCGAACTTCGCGGAAACCGACGGTGGAGAGGGTGATCACCGTCATGTAAAGGGCGTCGAAGGGAGCCCAGCCTTCAAGCAGGGAATAGCCGACCGTACCGAAGCCGATAACCGCGACCAGGGTCAGAAGAGAAAAGCGAAGATGGCGGACCGGGTCCATGCAGGCTCCAGAGTTGGATTTTTCGGGATCATAGCGACAGCCGGCCGAAATGGCAAGTTGAAGAGCTTCGGGCGGGCAAGAAAAAGCTTGACAGGGCTTGTATACTGTATACAATCAAACATGCTAAACTTTAGTGATTCCGCCGTCACTTTTCCGTGAGAAATGAACAAGCTGTCAGTGGCGTGCGGGGTATCTGGAATGGAGATTTCCGTTGCGAAAAAAACCGATTGAACGTCATCAGACTCTCCGCGAGAAAATTCTCGAAACCATTCGTGAATCGATCCTCAAGGGTAATTTGAAACCCGGTGAGAAAGTCGCCGAACCGGAGCTGGCGGAACGCTTCGGCATCAGCCGCACGCCGATCCGTGAAGCTTTCCGGCAGCTCGAATCGGAGGGCTACCTGACGGTTATCCCCCGCAAGGGAGCGGTCGTCACCGAGCTGTCCGAACGAGATGTCAGCGAGTTTTACGCCATCAAGAGTATCCTCGAAGGCTATGCCGCCCGCCTTGCCGCCCGCAATCTCAGCCCACGGGATATTGACAAGCTCGAACAGATCAACAAGCGTCTTGAGCAGCTGGCCGAAGAAGGAGACGTGAAAAATTTCTACCGGATCCACAATGAATTTCACGATCTTTTCATCAAGGCCTCCGGCAATGAGAAGCTGGCGGAACTGATCGAACAGGTGGGGATGAAATTCAACCGTCTGCGGATGGCGTCCCTCTCCCTGCCCGGACGGATGGAGATTTCGGTCGCCGAGCATCGCAAGATTATCGCCGCCTTCAGGGACAAAGACGGAGAGTCCGCTGACAACCTGGTCAGTCGCACCGCGGCGCTCGGCGGCAAGGTGCTGATCCAGAGCATGGGTGGGTCGCACTCCCACAAGGATGCGATAAACCTGCTTGACGAGGCCGTTGATATCTGATCAATTTCGTGAAAAGGTGATACTCTCACTGTCTCAGATAGAAGAGTAGAGTTCTTGCCCGGCGACCTGCCTGAGAGGTCGCCGGTTTTTTTTGTTCACAGTTATAAAGGGGGTGCCGGGTGATGTCGATATGGAACAAGAGGCAGGCATCAAGCAGAAGGCGAGGAGAATGACCAGTCAACCCCTGACCCAGATGGCCCCGGAGGCTGCGGCGAGGGCAACCCTCGTTGATGGTGAAGAGGGGGATCTCTACGCCATCGGCATGGATTGCCTGCATCCCGACCTGCGGGCGCCGTGCGATCTCTACCGGCGGTTGCGGAGCGGAGAGTTTGTCTTCTTTGCCCGCGAGGGAATACCTTTTGACGATCGGGTCAAGGCGAGCCTGCTGGAGTTAGGGGTGGAATGCCTCTATATCCGGGAACAGGATGTCGGGCGATTTTTCCTCTATATCAAGCAGACCCTTGAAAAGATCGTCAAGGACCCCGCGGCTTCGGCTGAACACAAGGCTTCGGCGGTCCACATGTCCTGCCGGGAAACCATGCGGCGGGCCTACAGTGATCCGCGTGCCAGTTTTCTGCAGCAGGCCCACGAAGTGATCACGCCGACCGTTGACCTGATCGTCAACGACGAAGAGGCGACCCGTTGCCTGATCCGGCTGACCGCCTATGACCATTGCACCTACGTTCATTCCACCAATGTCGGCATCTTCGGCGTCGCCCTGGCGCGCATTATCCACGGCCATGAGTCAGCGGCAGTGATGGAACGGCTCGGCGCCGGGTTTTTTCTCCACGACCTCGGCAAATGCATGATTCCGATCGAGATCCTCAACAAGCCGGGAGCGCTGACCACCGCCGAACGACAGGTTGTCAATCGTCACCCCCTCGACGGTTACCACCTGCTGCAGGAACGTGGTTTCTTGACCAGAGAGGCGGAGATTCTCACCCTCCAGCATCATGAACGGGAAGACGGCAAGGGCTATCCGGCCGGCCTGACCACGCCCGACATCCACCCCTACGCCCGCATCTGCCGGCTGGTCGACGTTTACGAGGCGCTGACCGCCGAGCGTCCCTACCACCAGCGCCGCAGCACCTTTGAAGCGCTCAAGTTCATGCAGGAAAAGATCCTCACCGATATCGACCAGGAGCTGATGGCCGGCTTTGTACGGTTGTTCGCCAGGAGTTGAAGAAACCCCCGGGGTCGCCAACCCTCTCCGCCTCTGCGTTAAAAGGCTTTTGAATCTCCTTGTGTATTGGCGCATTGGTGATTTCAGTTGCGCAGCCGGTATCCCTTGCCGATCAGCAGCGCGACGATGCTGAAAAGAAGGATCGCCTGTGCCGCGGCGACGCCGAAGGCGACGCTGAAGGAGAGATCGCCGACGCCGAGGACGGCGTGGCGAAAGCCGTCGATCAGGTAGAAAAGCGGGTTGAGATGGGAGAGGCCGGCCCAGAAGCCGGGCAGAATGGAAATCGGGTAGAAGACCCCGCCGAGATAGATCAGCGGCAGGATCAGGAAGTTGGTAAACATCGACAGGGCGTCGAAATTATTGGCGAAAATGGCCGCCAGCAGCCCGAACTGGGCGAACAGGAAGCTGGCCAGGCAGGCCATTGCCAGGGCTGCCGGCGGGTGCGCCCAGGGGAGTCGGGCGAACAGGGTCGAGATCAACCAGACCGCCAGGCCGACGCCGATGCCGCGGATCATCGCCGCCAAAGTGTAGGCGCAGATGAACTGCGGCGGAGAGATCGGTGTCACCAGCAGGTCGACGATGTTGCCGAGATAGCGCGACATGAAGAGGCTGGAGCTGGTATTGGCGAAGGAGTTGTTGATCACCCCCATCAGGATCAGGCCGGGAATGACGAACTGGGCATAGGAGAAGCCCTCCAGCACGCTGATTCGCTCGCCGAGGGTGGCGCCGAAGACGAACAGGTAGAGGGACGCGGAGATGATCGGTGCCAGCAGGGTCTGCGATGACACCCGCAGAAAGCGGCGGATTTCCTTCTGAGTCAGGGTCCAGAAGGGCTGCCAGCGATGGTAGCGGCGATCGCCGAAAACCAGTTTCATGCTTCCCCTTCCCCGTTGTTTTTGAGACCGGTCATTTCGATAAAGATATCTTCGAGGTTCGGCTGCCGGGTTTCAATCTCCGCCACCTGCAGGCCGAGGCTGCTGATGCGCCCGAGCAATTCACCGCTGGCGGCCCCCTGCGGCACCGGCAGGGTCAGAATCAGCCCCTCCCCCTCCAGTCGCGGCTCGAGGTCCGCCAGCTCCGGCGGCGGCGAAGCCAGGGGGTGTTTCAGTTGCAGCACCAGCTCCCGCCGGCCGCAGCGCTGCAGCAGGCTGGAAGTCTTTTCCAGTGCGAGGATTTCGCCGTGGTTCATGATGGCGATCCGTTCGCACATCTGCTCGGCTTCTTCGAGGTAGTGGGTGGTGAGCAGGATACTGGTCCCCTGGTTGTTGATCTCGCGGACGAAGTCCCACAGCGAATGGCGCAGTTCGACATCGACGCCGGCGGTCGGTTCATCGAGGATCAGCAGCTTCGGCTTGTGAATCAGCGCTTTGGCGATCATCATCCGCCGTTTCAGGCCGCCGGAGAGCTTGATGATCACCTTGCCGAGATGCGGCCGCAGGCCGAGACGATCAATCAGCATGTTGCGCCAGGCCGGATCGTCATCGACCCCGAAGTAGCCGGAGTGGATGCGCAGCGACCGGTCGATGGTGAAGAAGTTGTCGATGACGATTTCCTGGTGCATGACTCCGGTCAGCCGGCGGGTCAGCCGGTAGTCGCGAACATTGTCGAGGCCGAAGATTTCCACCCGGCCGCCGCCGATGCGGGTGACTCCGGCGATCATGTTGATGGTGGTGCTTTTACCGGCGCCGTTGGGGCCGAGCAGGCCGAAGATCTCGCCGGCGCGGATTTCAAAGGAGATCCCTTTGACCACTTCAGGGCCGTCGAAACGTTTGCGCAGCTTGGAGATTTTCAGCGCGGGAGAAGTTTGATTTGCAGTTGTCGCGTGCATGAGGGGTATAATAGGCGCAAGGACGCTAAAGGACAACCGTGGCCGTAAACGATAAAATGGAAAATTTCAAGCACAGGAGATTCTTCGATGGTCAAGCTTGACCGGATCAC encodes:
- a CDS encoding HD-GYP domain-containing protein, translated to MTSQPLTQMAPEAAARATLVDGEEGDLYAIGMDCLHPDLRAPCDLYRRLRSGEFVFFAREGIPFDDRVKASLLELGVECLYIREQDVGRFFLYIKQTLEKIVKDPAASAEHKASAVHMSCRETMRRAYSDPRASFLQQAHEVITPTVDLIVNDEEATRCLIRLTAYDHCTYVHSTNVGIFGVALARIIHGHESAAVMERLGAGFFLHDLGKCMIPIEILNKPGALTTAERQVVNRHPLDGYHLLQERGFLTREAEILTLQHHEREDGKGYPAGLTTPDIHPYARICRLVDVYEALTAERPYHQRRSTFEALKFMQEKILTDIDQELMAGFVRLFARS
- a CDS encoding GntR family transcriptional regulator, whose product is MRKKPIERHQTLREKILETIRESILKGNLKPGEKVAEPELAERFGISRTPIREAFRQLESEGYLTVIPRKGAVVTELSERDVSEFYAIKSILEGYAARLAARNLSPRDIDKLEQINKRLEQLAEEGDVKNFYRIHNEFHDLFIKASGNEKLAELIEQVGMKFNRLRMASLSLPGRMEISVAEHRKIIAAFRDKDGESADNLVSRTAALGGKVLIQSMGGSHSHKDAINLLDEAVDI
- a CDS encoding ABC transporter permease, whose translation is MKLVFGDRRYHRWQPFWTLTQKEIRRFLRVSSQTLLAPIISASLYLFVFGATLGERISVLEGFSYAQFVIPGLILMGVINNSFANTSSSLFMSRYLGNIVDLLVTPISPPQFICAYTLAAMIRGIGVGLAVWLISTLFARLPWAHPPAALAMACLASFLFAQFGLLAAIFANNFDALSMFTNFLILPLIYLGGVFYPISILPGFWAGLSHLNPLFYLIDGFRHAVLGVGDLSFSVAFGVAAAQAILLFSIVALLIGKGYRLRN
- a CDS encoding sugar phosphate isomerase/epimerase family protein, whose product is MVPSFLHVHVPFRQVEMYLPSLLERRLQPELGLQAIDLDLHEPGYFTNLGARFQAASLAVTVHAPFMDLNAGAVEPLVQQATLKRFLQTLDAADRLAARLVVFHPGYDSWRYGKQRRAWLQQALHFWPQLCVRAERLGIRLALENIYDEDSVLLREQVDGLDHPSFGHCFDIGHWALFGKPTLAAWLQSLDSKLFHLHLHDNFGRQDDHLPVGAGQIDFTPLWSHLTETGLRPSITLEAHSQTHLDHSLAAVLPFLDALN
- a CDS encoding potassium channel family protein; translated protein: MDPVRHLRFSLLTLVAVIGFGTVGYSLLEGWAPFDALYMTVITLSTVGFREVRTLSPEGKAFTILLIIFGAGIIAYAVGSLIRLTVEGQLRQLLGRKKLQKQIAKLQGHYIVCGYGRIGALICREFSARPLPFVVVEKDPVLCGRLSDDGILFVAGDATDDATLEAAGIRKANGLITAVTSDTENVYITLTARGLNPNLFILARAGEEGSELKLRRAGASKVISPYVIGATRMAQAILRPSVVDFIEIATADHNLELQMEEVTVGRESSLAGQTLLTSGIRKDLGTIIVGIKKRDGTMVFNPASETVIAAGDILITLGERPAIENLERIAAGRS
- a CDS encoding ABC transporter ATP-binding protein: MHATTANQTSPALKISKLRKRFDGPEVVKGISFEIRAGEIFGLLGPNGAGKSTTINMIAGVTRIGGGRVEIFGLDNVRDYRLTRRLTGVMHQEIVIDNFFTIDRSLRIHSGYFGVDDDPAWRNMLIDRLGLRPHLGKVIIKLSGGLKRRMMIAKALIHKPKLLILDEPTAGVDVELRHSLWDFVREINNQGTSILLTTHYLEEAEQMCERIAIMNHGEILALEKTSSLLQRCGRRELVLQLKHPLASPPPELADLEPRLEGEGLILTLPVPQGAASGELLGRISSLGLQVAEIETRQPNLEDIFIEMTGLKNNGEGEA